From Salarias fasciatus chromosome 5, fSalaFa1.1, whole genome shotgun sequence, a single genomic window includes:
- the LOC115389287 gene encoding probable peptidyl-tRNA hydrolase 2 isoform X1 yields MEPSEQPGPDAASQGVNPVFLQQLRELDIPEEAAKQALLHTRNVSAEEAAMYYFNKLENEEEGDEDLMFKMVFVVNMDLAMGVGKVAAQVGHAAVGLYQTLQEKNSWREMSWKWDHSGAKKVVVQGTNVAHLLELQALAMSLSLPTYLVQDAGLTQVESGSRTVLAIMGEEEMVNNVTGSLKLL; encoded by the exons ATGGAGCCGTCAGAGCAGCCGGGCCCGGACGCTGCCTCCCAGGGGGTGAACCCggtgttcctgcagcagctccgagAGCTGGACATCCCCGAGGAGGCCGCCAAGCAG GCGCTCCTGCACACCCGGAACGTCTCTGCAGAGGAAGCGGCCATGTACTACTTCAACAAGCTGGAGAATGAG GAGGAGGGTGACGAGGACCTCATGTTTAAGATGGTGTTTGTGGTCAACATGGACCTTGCCATGGGTGTTGGGAAG gtagCAGCCCAGGTGGGCCACGCCGCTGTGGGCCTGTACCAGACTCTGCAGGAGAagaacagctggagggagaTGTCCTGGAAGTGGGACCACAGCGG ggCCAAGAAGGTGGTGGTCCAGGGAACCAACGTGGCtcacctgctggagctgcaggcgcTGGCCATGAGCCTCAGCCTGCCCACCTACCTGGTCCAGGACGCAGGACTCACCCAG gtgGAGTCTGGCTCCCGCACCGTCCTGGCCATCATGGGTGAGGAGGAGATGGTCAACAATGTTACTGGgagtctgaagctgctctga
- the LOC115389287 gene encoding probable peptidyl-tRNA hydrolase 2 isoform X2, whose amino-acid sequence MEPSEQPGPDAASQGVNPVFLQQLRELDIPEEAAKQALLHTRNVSAEEAAMYYFNKLENEEGDEDLMFKMVFVVNMDLAMGVGKVAAQVGHAAVGLYQTLQEKNSWREMSWKWDHSGAKKVVVQGTNVAHLLELQALAMSLSLPTYLVQDAGLTQVESGSRTVLAIMGEEEMVNNVTGSLKLL is encoded by the exons ATGGAGCCGTCAGAGCAGCCGGGCCCGGACGCTGCCTCCCAGGGGGTGAACCCggtgttcctgcagcagctccgagAGCTGGACATCCCCGAGGAGGCCGCCAAGCAG GCGCTCCTGCACACCCGGAACGTCTCTGCAGAGGAAGCGGCCATGTACTACTTCAACAAGCTGGAGAATGAG GAGGGTGACGAGGACCTCATGTTTAAGATGGTGTTTGTGGTCAACATGGACCTTGCCATGGGTGTTGGGAAG gtagCAGCCCAGGTGGGCCACGCCGCTGTGGGCCTGTACCAGACTCTGCAGGAGAagaacagctggagggagaTGTCCTGGAAGTGGGACCACAGCGG ggCCAAGAAGGTGGTGGTCCAGGGAACCAACGTGGCtcacctgctggagctgcaggcgcTGGCCATGAGCCTCAGCCTGCCCACCTACCTGGTCCAGGACGCAGGACTCACCCAG gtgGAGTCTGGCTCCCGCACCGTCCTGGCCATCATGGGTGAGGAGGAGATGGTCAACAATGTTACTGGgagtctgaagctgctctga